The following are from one region of the Deltaproteobacteria bacterium genome:
- a CDS encoding adenylate/guanylate cyclase domain-containing protein, with amino-acid sequence MKMTRSLRLFGISCVGAGLALFLRHKLGAFSEIQAGFDGDLSPDGAFAFLRSFLGAFAGACLTWRLESWHKRMALGEAAILLWFSAFCLSFMLSRFGVNGIPIVSFSLSVLAGTFGLYAARSVFHEDDRVQLARAFRSYVAPELVDELEKNPEALKLVSEKKELTIFFSDIQNFTNLSEKLPPEELMATLNRYFSGVTEIVFRHGGTLDKFMGDGVMAFWNAPTDSFNHQRLATMAAMDVDKFSREFFSKICDRTGLKLSTRVGLNTGIVHVGNFGSSSRFSYTAVGDEANLAARIEPLNSRYQTLILLSESTATRCDGIKLIFVDEVIVKGRSKSVKLFTPVDGEVGLFTEYGTAYALYREGRFEEAAQGFELVSKSHPTFGPASELLKRCKELKNEPPQNWDGVYRLTEKG; translated from the coding sequence ATGAAAATGACGCGCTCCCTACGACTCTTCGGAATCTCCTGCGTCGGGGCAGGCCTCGCGCTCTTTTTGCGCCACAAGCTTGGCGCGTTCTCAGAAATTCAGGCGGGGTTCGATGGCGATCTTTCTCCAGACGGTGCCTTCGCTTTCCTTCGATCGTTTCTGGGCGCATTCGCCGGCGCATGTTTGACTTGGCGACTTGAATCTTGGCACAAGCGAATGGCGCTAGGCGAAGCCGCGATTCTTTTGTGGTTCAGCGCATTTTGTCTGAGTTTTATGTTGTCGCGTTTCGGCGTGAACGGGATTCCGATCGTTAGTTTTTCGCTTTCGGTTCTTGCTGGCACGTTTGGTCTTTACGCAGCCCGGTCCGTTTTTCATGAAGATGATCGTGTACAGCTCGCAAGAGCTTTTCGTTCTTACGTGGCGCCAGAGCTGGTTGACGAACTCGAGAAGAACCCAGAAGCGCTGAAGCTCGTGAGTGAAAAAAAAGAATTGACGATATTTTTTTCTGACATTCAAAATTTCACAAATTTGTCCGAGAAACTTCCGCCCGAAGAACTCATGGCGACGCTGAATCGGTATTTTAGTGGCGTGACCGAAATCGTGTTTCGGCATGGGGGCACGCTCGATAAATTCATGGGCGACGGCGTCATGGCTTTTTGGAATGCACCGACGGATTCGTTCAATCACCAACGACTGGCGACAATGGCAGCGATGGATGTCGACAAGTTTTCACGCGAATTTTTCTCAAAGATTTGCGACCGAACCGGTCTAAAACTTTCGACACGCGTCGGTCTTAATACGGGGATTGTGCACGTCGGCAACTTTGGTTCATCTTCGCGATTTTCGTACACAGCCGTCGGCGATGAAGCGAATCTTGCAGCGCGGATCGAACCTTTGAATTCGCGTTATCAGACTTTGATTTTACTTTCTGAGTCGACGGCCACCCGGTGTGACGGCATTAAGTTGATTTTCGTTGATGAAGTCATCGTTAAAGGACGGTCGAAATCGGTGAAGCTGTTCACCCCAGTTGACGGCGAAGTCGGTCTTTTTACCGAGTACGGAACTGCGTACGCGCTCTATCGCGAGGGGCGATTCGAAGAGGCCGCGCAAGGTTTTGAGTTAGTCTCGAAATCTCACCCGACCTTCGGGCCGGCCTCGGAGCTTCTTAAGCGCTGCAAAGAACTAAAAAACGAGCCACCCCAGAATTGGGATGGCGTTTATCGACTCACGGAAAAGGGCTAA